CCTTCTCAAACAAAAAAGCGCGGGTTTTCTCAATGAGTTTATGTTTACCCGATCTTTATTTCAAACAGCGGACAGAATGGAACAACAAAAGTTACTGACGGAAGTCGGGTCTTTGGTCGACAAAGGTAAAATCAAATCCACTCAAACAATCGATTTGGGAGATATGACGGAAGAGAATCTGGAAAAAGCACACAAACTTTTGTTAGAAGGTAATGTAATAGGTAAGATCGTTTTAGGCGGACTGAAATAAAAAAGGAGTAAGGAAAATGGATTTAGGTTTAAAAGACAAAAAAATTTTGATTACGGGTTCAACAAAGGGAATCGGATTCAAGATCGCAGAAGGGTTCGCCAAAGAAGGAAGTATCGTTTACATCAACGGTAGAACGAAAGAAGCCGTGGACAAAGCGATCAAAGAATTAAAACAATCCGTTTCAAACGGAACATTTCTGGAAGCCGTGGGAAATGTATCGACCGAGGAAGGTATTTCCAAATTACATAAAACGATCGGTGAAGTGGATGTACTCATCAATAATGCAGGTTACTTCGAACCGAAATCTTTCTTTGAAATCACAAGAGAGGATTGGTCACAAATGTATGAAACCAATGTGCTTAGCGGAGCTAGACTGACCCAAATTTATCTGAAAGGAATGATAAAAAGAAATTGGGGAAGAGTGATTTTTGTCTCCAGCGAATCTGCGATCAACATTCCGGTAGAAATGGTGCATTATGGAATGAGCAAAACAGCTCAACTTTCCATAGCAAGAGGAAGTGCTGAACTTTGCAAAGGAACCAATGTGACAGTAAATTCAATCCTTCCCGGGCCGACACTTTCCGAAGGAGTGGAAGAATTTATTCATAGTTTGGCGGTAAGCTCAGGTAAGTCGGACAAAGACATGGCAAATGATTTTATCAAAGAAAACCGCCCTTCTTCCATCAATCAAAGATTTGCAAAACCGGAAGAGGTTGCGGATGTTGCAGTTTTTATTGCTAGTGAAAAGGCATCTATGATCAACGGATCAGCCGTTCGGGTCGACGGAGGAGTCATTAAGTCGATTTAGCCCAAATAGCAAATTTGAAAAACTTACAATAAACAAAATCCTCTTTGTTTATTGTAAGACGGCGTGGATCGCAAGACCTAAGTAGTTCCCCACACCATATCCGATAAGGCCCGTAAGGATTCCGGAAAGTAAAATTCCTTCCTTTCCTTCAATCGCTTGGGTCACCGGAGGAACGAACGCAGGGCCGTAAATACTGGAAACAGAAGTAATTATCCAAGTATCCGTAGGTATCTTAAATAAGATTCCCAAAAGCAAATGAATCAGAATGGCACCAAACATTGTAATTGCGACAAATAAAATCACACCCGGTGCGTCAGTCACCAAACTTCTAAAATCGGCAAGTGCCCCCACTGCAACGGAAAAAATCAGGATCAAATAACTGCCGAACGGAAACGTTCGAAGCGACCGGATTTTTTTCACGAAAGAAATTCCTATCCCCCAACTGGTAATTCCAAGTAAAATAATGGGGGCGTGCAATTTCCCGACAAGAAGAATGGATACCCCTACGGAAATACCGAATCCGATGGCAGACAAAACAAATCCGATTAAAAATCTCTGAACAGATCCTTTTAAACTGTTTTCTTCCTTGGAAGGTTCAGGCGTTGTCGCATGTGAGCCTTCCGTCTCAGGCTCCGGTTTCAGAAACTGGGAAAAAAATCTTTTGGAAAAACTGAGTAAAAAAACAAGATAGGTTCCACCAACTAACACATCTACTGTGTTTACAAGTACGATTGTGGATCTGTTCGTATCCAAGGCATGCCCCAGAGCATTTAGATTCGGAGTGCCTCCGGTGTACAATCCTGCCAGCATCCCTGCGATTTTATCGGACTCAGGGTGCAAGTAACCCAAAAAGCGGGCAACCAGTAAGGTGGAAATGGCGACAGCGAGCGAAGAAAGTGCGAAAGAGATAAGCGCCGTTTTCGTATTTTTAATTCCATATAAAAAATCGGTTGAGGCAAGTAGTAGAGGAATAGCGAGTGGAATGGAAAGATCGGCTACAAGTTCAGGAATCTTTCCGGGCCAAAAACCCGATGGAAAAATATTGCCGATCAAAATTCCAGCCGCATAACAAAGGATTACCGGTCCGAGTATTTTAAAAAAACGATAACGATTTGCAAGTAAATAAGCAATTTTCGGGAAACCGACTAGCGCGAGCAAGATGATCAAAATTTTAATAGAACTAAAAACGACTTCCATGTTTTGCCTCGGGAAAAGAATCTAAAATTAGAATTTCCGGAAATCACTCGTAAATTCTAACTGAAAAGATCTTAATTCTGCTATTTTTTGAAATATAATCTGAATTTACCAGATAAAATCCGTTTTATTAGATATTTTTCCACCAAAACGACGAAATTTACATAAAAATGGATTCCTTCGGAACGATTTCTGTTCCTATGCAGAAATCCAAACACTCCCCCCTATTGATTTTTCACCAGATCGATTTTAGCTTCATTTACAGAAAACATCGGTATTCGAATCCTGGAACAAAGGCATGAAAGAATACGACATCATTGTCATTGGAACGGGTGGTGGGACAAAATTGGTCACTCCTCCTTCCAAACTAGGGCTAAAGGTTGCTGCTTTCGAAAAAGAATCCCCCGGCGGGACTTGCCTGAACCGTGGCTGCATTCCCTCCAAAATGCTGATCTATCCCACGGAAATCATACGTTTCTCGGAGGATAGTTCCAAATTTCCGCTCCATTTCGACTCGAAACCCAGAGCGGATTTTTCGACCATCGTCAAACGGGTGTCAGAGACTGTGGATGCGGATTCCAGGTCCATTCCGATTGCTTATGAAAAAAATCCGAACATAGACTATTATCCGTATTATGCCCGTTTTGTTTCGGATAAAGTCATAGAAGCAAACGGAGAAACTTTCACAGCCAAACATATATTTGTCACCGTAGGAACAAGACCGAATATACCCGATATACAAGGGTTAGAAGGAACTCCTTATTGGACCTCCAGAGAGGCGCTCCGTTCGGAATCTTTACCGAAGTCTCTCGCAGTGATCGGAGCGGGTTACATTGCACTGGAACTTGGCTCTGCATACAAAGCGTATGGAACGGAAGTCGAAGGTTTTGCCAGAGCTGAAATTTTAAGTTCCGTAGATTCCGAAATTAGAGAAGAATTCAAAAAACATCCCCCCTATCCTATCAATGATCATTTTCAAATGCAGAAAATCAGCTTTGAAAAAGGCCTGTTTACACTGACAGGAAAAGATAAGTATGGAAATTCCTACTCCCGATCTTTCGAAAAACTTTTGATCGCTACCGGAGTTCGACCCAACACCGACGATTTGGGGATAGAAAGTACATCGATAGAATTGGATTCACGAGGGTATATCAAAGTAAATGAATATCTTGAAACCGGTTCCACCGACGTATACGCGTTTGGTGATGTAATCGGAAGATATTTCTTCCGTCATACTGCCAATTTTGAAGGAGAACATCTGTTTCAAACTCTGATTGCAGATAAGAAAAAAACGAAAATAGAATATCCTCCCGTTCCGGGAGCTGTATTTACACACCCTCAGATTGCAACCGTAGGTCTTACGGAAGAAGAATTGATATCAAAAAAGATTCCCTATTGGAAAGGAGTGAACCGTTATTCTTCCTCCGCAATGGGAATGGCTAGAATGTCCGAAGTGGGTTTTGTAAAAGTTCTGGTTGATAAAGAAACGGAAACCATTTTGGGGGCACATATCATCGGAGACGAAGCAAGTGATATGATTCACCAATTGATTTTGGCAATGAGTTTAAAAGCCAACTTGGATCAAATGTTAAGAATGATCTACATTCATCCGGCACTTCCGGAAGTTGTAAGAAACGCATTTCGTAAAGTAAAAGAAGAACGTATCAAAGAGAAGGGATACTAATGACTAAAAAACATCTTTGCAACCGCTACGATAAAGAAACATTACTAAAACAAGTTCTTTCCGATCCCAGAGAAAGAAGAGTTCTCTCTTTTTATAGATATGTTCTGATTGAGAACCCTAAGGAGTTCAGAGATTTTCTCTATGAATCCTTGTCCGATCTGGGAACATTAGGTAGAATCTATCTGGCAGAGGAAGGAATCAACGCGCAAATTTCCATTCCCGTAGACGAATACGAACATTTAAGAACACTCGTCAATTCCATTCCTCAATTATCAGGAATCTATTTCAATGATGCAGTGGAAGATAAAAAAGAATCCTTTTTGAAACTTGCCATTAAAGTAAAAAACAAAGTCGTAGCTGACGGCTTGGACGACTCCACATTTAACGCATCCGATGTGGGAACCCATTTATCTCCT
The nucleotide sequence above comes from Leptospira kobayashii. Encoded proteins:
- a CDS encoding dihydrolipoyl dehydrogenase, with protein sequence MKEYDIIVIGTGGGTKLVTPPSKLGLKVAAFEKESPGGTCLNRGCIPSKMLIYPTEIIRFSEDSSKFPLHFDSKPRADFSTIVKRVSETVDADSRSIPIAYEKNPNIDYYPYYARFVSDKVIEANGETFTAKHIFVTVGTRPNIPDIQGLEGTPYWTSREALRSESLPKSLAVIGAGYIALELGSAYKAYGTEVEGFARAEILSSVDSEIREEFKKHPPYPINDHFQMQKISFEKGLFTLTGKDKYGNSYSRSFEKLLIATGVRPNTDDLGIESTSIELDSRGYIKVNEYLETGSTDVYAFGDVIGRYFFRHTANFEGEHLFQTLIADKKKTKIEYPPVPGAVFTHPQIATVGLTEEELISKKIPYWKGVNRYSSSAMGMARMSEVGFVKVLVDKETETILGAHIIGDEASDMIHQLILAMSLKANLDQMLRMIYIHPALPEVVRNAFRKVKEERIKEKGY
- a CDS encoding SDR family NAD(P)-dependent oxidoreductase: MDLGLKDKKILITGSTKGIGFKIAEGFAKEGSIVYINGRTKEAVDKAIKELKQSVSNGTFLEAVGNVSTEEGISKLHKTIGEVDVLINNAGYFEPKSFFEITREDWSQMYETNVLSGARLTQIYLKGMIKRNWGRVIFVSSESAINIPVEMVHYGMSKTAQLSIARGSAELCKGTNVTVNSILPGPTLSEGVEEFIHSLAVSSGKSDKDMANDFIKENRPSSINQRFAKPEEVADVAVFIASEKASMINGSAVRVDGGVIKSI
- a CDS encoding DUF819 family protein; the protein is MEVVFSSIKILIILLALVGFPKIAYLLANRYRFFKILGPVILCYAAGILIGNIFPSGFWPGKIPELVADLSIPLAIPLLLASTDFLYGIKNTKTALISFALSSLAVAISTLLVARFLGYLHPESDKIAGMLAGLYTGGTPNLNALGHALDTNRSTIVLVNTVDVLVGGTYLVFLLSFSKRFFSQFLKPEPETEGSHATTPEPSKEENSLKGSVQRFLIGFVLSAIGFGISVGVSILLVGKLHAPIILLGITSWGIGISFVKKIRSLRTFPFGSYLILIFSVAVGALADFRSLVTDAPGVILFVAITMFGAILIHLLLGILFKIPTDTWIITSVSSIYGPAFVPPVTQAIEGKEGILLSGILTGLIGYGVGNYLGLAIHAVLQ